From Paenibacillus graminis, a single genomic window includes:
- the gap gene encoding type I glyceraldehyde-3-phosphate dehydrogenase, whose translation MSVKVGINGFGRIGRLAFRRIQNVEGIEVVAINDLTDAKMLAHLLKYDTTQGKFQGDVEVHDGFFKVNGKEVKVLANRNPEELPWGDLGVDIVLECTGFFTTKEAAEKHLKGGAKKVVISAPATGDMKTVVYNVNHDILDGTETVISGASCTTNCLAPMAKVLNDKFGIVEGLMTTIHAYTGDQNTLDAPHAKGDFRRARAAAENIVPNTTGAAKAIGLVIPALKGKLDGAAQRVPVATGSLTELVTVLEKNVTVEELNAAMKAASDPDTYGYTEDEIVSSDIKGMTFGSLFDATQTKVMTVGDKQLVKTVAWYDNEMSYTAQLVRTLEHFAKLAK comes from the coding sequence ATGAGTGTAAAAGTTGGTATTAACGGTTTTGGACGTATTGGACGCCTTGCATTCCGCCGTATTCAAAATGTAGAAGGTATCGAAGTGGTAGCAATCAACGACTTGACTGATGCTAAGATGCTTGCTCATTTGCTTAAATATGATACAACTCAAGGTAAATTCCAGGGAGACGTTGAAGTACATGACGGCTTCTTCAAAGTGAACGGCAAAGAAGTTAAGGTTCTGGCGAACCGCAATCCAGAAGAACTGCCTTGGGGCGACCTCGGCGTTGACATCGTTCTGGAGTGCACAGGCTTCTTCACAACTAAAGAAGCAGCTGAGAAGCACCTGAAAGGCGGAGCTAAAAAAGTAGTAATCTCCGCTCCAGCTACCGGCGACATGAAAACCGTTGTATACAACGTTAACCATGACATCCTGGATGGTACTGAAACTGTAATCTCCGGCGCATCTTGCACAACTAACTGCCTGGCTCCAATGGCAAAAGTCCTGAACGACAAGTTCGGAATCGTTGAAGGCTTGATGACTACCATCCACGCTTACACTGGCGACCAGAACACATTGGATGCTCCACACGCTAAAGGCGACTTCAGACGCGCCCGCGCTGCTGCTGAGAACATCGTTCCTAACACTACCGGTGCTGCTAAAGCCATCGGTCTGGTAATTCCAGCACTGAAAGGCAAACTGGACGGTGCAGCACAACGTGTGCCTGTAGCTACTGGTTCCCTGACTGAGCTGGTTACTGTTCTTGAAAAGAACGTTACTGTTGAAGAATTGAACGCAGCTATGAAAGCAGCTTCCGACCCAGACACATATGGTTACACTGAAGATGAAATCGTATCTTCCGACATCAAGGGTATGACTTTCGGTTCCCTGTTCGATGCTACACAGACTAAGGTTATGACTGTTGGCGACAAACAACTGGTGAAAACTGTTGCTTGGTACGACAATGAAATGTCCTATACTGCACAGCTCGTCCGCACTTTGGAACACTTCGCTAAGCTTGCTAAATAA
- the tpiA gene encoding triose-phosphate isomerase, whose amino-acid sequence MSRTPIIAGNWKMFKTVSEAEGFFAEVKGQAEVKGVETVICAPFTNLPALVAAAKGTSIKIGAQNLHFEDNGAYTGEISGVMLKDLGVDYVIIGHSERRAYFGETDEIVNKKMHAAFRHGITPIVCVGEKLEEREANQTKAVCKVQTEGAFAGLSAEQAASVVIAYEPIWAIGTGKSSTSQDANEVIAYIRTLVKDLYDAATAEAVRIQYGGSVKPENVTEYMSQSDIDGALVGGASLQPASFVSLVEGAK is encoded by the coding sequence ATGAGCAGAACACCTATTATCGCCGGTAACTGGAAGATGTTCAAAACAGTTTCCGAAGCGGAGGGCTTTTTCGCTGAAGTCAAGGGCCAGGCCGAAGTGAAAGGCGTAGAGACCGTAATCTGCGCGCCATTCACGAACCTGCCTGCACTGGTTGCAGCGGCAAAGGGTACCAGCATCAAGATTGGCGCACAGAACCTGCACTTCGAAGATAACGGAGCTTACACAGGCGAAATCAGCGGCGTAATGCTGAAGGACCTTGGCGTAGATTATGTAATCATTGGCCACTCCGAACGCCGTGCATACTTTGGCGAAACGGACGAAATCGTGAACAAGAAGATGCATGCGGCATTCCGCCACGGCATCACTCCAATTGTCTGCGTAGGCGAAAAGCTCGAAGAGCGCGAAGCCAACCAGACGAAAGCTGTCTGCAAGGTTCAAACCGAAGGCGCATTTGCCGGACTTAGCGCTGAGCAGGCTGCAAGTGTAGTTATTGCTTACGAGCCCATCTGGGCTATCGGAACAGGCAAATCCTCCACTTCCCAGGATGCTAACGAAGTTATCGCCTACATCCGTACGCTTGTAAAAGACCTGTATGATGCAGCGACTGCTGAAGCAGTACGCATCCAATACGGAGGCAGTGTGAAGCCGGAGAATGTTACGGAGTACATGAGTCAAAGCGACATCGACGGCGCGCTCGTCGGCGGTGCCAGCCTGCAGCCTGCTTCGTTCGTTTCCTTGGTTGAGGGGGCGAAGTAA
- a CDS encoding PdaC/SigV domain-containing protein, with product MKNIKKNQARKWGAGIVAAGVLLSGGLLPAEAGQAAAATVQSKADQSLVVLKVNGTITPQTGIVREGKVWIPVSFLHDSLGMPLTYDKAEKAYTIGKGTSKVKLTVSEYESSISINNFYLNEYEGKNINNRLFVPFDLVSDFLGYKGEWNAATGRLNVVSKPQNAITIKTESIVKDHKDAPVKLDYPQFSGLANAEAQKTINDTIKQTFTKFAAEAEKEIANKSSDDRPYEYDGGYVITYNQDGILSLITQQYEYTGGAHGMTYRNAFTFSLKDGKRLLIGDVLKANPNYKKELNAKLSKLFKADGGYQGGFNGLNTEKNFYVKDGKMVVFFQLYEYTAYAAGFPQFEFTFKELLPDGSSPFAGLK from the coding sequence ATGAAGAACATCAAGAAGAATCAAGCCCGTAAATGGGGCGCAGGCATTGTAGCAGCAGGGGTTTTGCTCAGTGGAGGACTTTTGCCCGCAGAAGCCGGTCAGGCTGCAGCAGCTACGGTACAGTCCAAAGCCGACCAATCCCTGGTTGTGCTAAAAGTGAACGGGACAATCACCCCGCAGACCGGTATTGTCCGGGAGGGTAAAGTTTGGATTCCGGTTTCTTTTCTGCATGATTCCCTGGGCATGCCTTTAACCTACGATAAAGCGGAAAAAGCCTACACGATCGGTAAAGGAACATCTAAGGTTAAGCTGACAGTCTCCGAATACGAGAGTTCAATCTCGATCAACAACTTTTATCTAAATGAATATGAGGGCAAAAACATCAATAACAGGCTGTTCGTTCCGTTTGACCTGGTCAGCGATTTTCTGGGATACAAAGGGGAGTGGAATGCAGCAACGGGCCGGCTGAACGTGGTCAGCAAACCGCAAAATGCGATCACTATAAAGACGGAGAGCATCGTCAAGGACCATAAAGACGCACCGGTCAAGCTGGATTACCCGCAGTTCAGCGGGCTTGCGAATGCCGAGGCGCAGAAAACGATCAATGACACGATCAAGCAGACCTTTACCAAGTTTGCAGCCGAAGCGGAAAAAGAGATTGCGAATAAATCCTCAGATGATCGGCCATATGAGTATGACGGCGGATACGTGATCACTTACAACCAGGACGGCATCCTAAGTCTCATTACACAGCAGTATGAGTACACCGGAGGGGCTCATGGTATGACCTACCGCAATGCGTTTACCTTCTCTCTGAAGGACGGCAAGCGCCTGCTGATCGGGGATGTGCTGAAGGCCAACCCCAACTACAAAAAAGAGCTGAATGCCAAGCTGTCCAAGCTGTTTAAGGCTGACGGCGGCTACCAGGGCGGTTTCAACGGCCTTAACACTGAGAAGAACTTTTACGTGAAAGACGGGAAGATGGTAGTCTTCTTCCAGCTCTATGAATACACTGCATATGCTGCAGGTTTCCCTCAGTTTGAGTTCACCTTTAAGGAATTGCTGCCGGATGGCAGCAGCCCGTTCGCCGGGCTGAAATAG
- the clpP gene encoding ATP-dependent Clp endopeptidase proteolytic subunit ClpP, with translation MSYIPMVVEQSNRGERAYDIYSRLLKDRIIFLGTEVNDVVANSIIAQMLFLAAEDPDKDIHLYVNSPGGSITAGMAIFDTMQYIKPDVSTICVGMAASMGAFLLNAGAKGKRFALPNSEIMIHQPLGGAQGQATDIEIRARRILKLRDKLNRILAERTGQPLERIEKDTDRDYFMSAVDAAEYGIVDKVIEKTLPSGV, from the coding sequence GTGAGTTATATTCCTATGGTAGTAGAACAGAGCAACCGCGGCGAGCGCGCTTATGACATCTATTCCCGCCTGCTGAAGGACCGCATCATTTTCCTCGGAACGGAGGTTAATGACGTGGTAGCCAATTCCATCATCGCACAAATGCTCTTCCTGGCTGCCGAGGATCCGGATAAGGATATTCACCTGTATGTGAACAGCCCCGGCGGTTCCATTACAGCCGGAATGGCTATATTTGATACAATGCAGTACATTAAGCCGGATGTTTCCACGATTTGTGTGGGTATGGCCGCTTCCATGGGAGCCTTCCTGCTGAATGCCGGTGCCAAGGGCAAACGCTTCGCTCTGCCAAACAGCGAAATTATGATTCACCAGCCGCTGGGCGGTGCTCAAGGACAGGCTACGGACATCGAAATCCGCGCCCGCCGTATCCTTAAGCTTCGCGACAAGCTCAACCGTATCCTCGCAGAACGTACCGGCCAGCCGCTGGAACGCATCGAGAAGGATACAGACCGCGACTACTTCATGAGTGCTGTTGATGCAGCTGAATATGGTATTGTCGATAAGGTTATCGAGAAGACGCTTCCTTCAGGCGTATAA
- a CDS encoding sugar-binding transcriptional regulator: MRNLLEIQKQLLPDLMETLKRRYTILHQIMLSDIIGRRTLAASLDMTERVLRAETDLLKSQGLIEIESVGMRVSDAGRRLLDLLEPIAKSLFGLDDLEEKIRTTYGLNKVIVVPGDCETSPFTKRELGRAGAKALLGVLRSEDTVAVTGGSTLAEMADQLTPPIPLSYKNAWVVPARGGLGESMEIQANTIASTMAKRIGANYRLLHVPDLLSEDAYQSLALDFNIGEIVQIIRRSRIIVHGIGDAIEMTRRRKLDEATISEIQEEGAVAESFGYYFNEEGQVVHTMLTMGLRLEDIIRTEVVIGIAGGKRKAKAIHAMLRFGQEDILVTDEAAAVEIGKEIDNQSHTVL; this comes from the coding sequence ATGCGTAATTTATTAGAAATCCAAAAGCAGCTTCTGCCTGATCTCATGGAAACCCTTAAGAGACGTTACACGATTCTGCATCAGATCATGCTGTCCGATATTATTGGGCGCAGAACGCTGGCCGCTTCGCTTGATATGACCGAGCGGGTACTGCGCGCCGAGACGGATCTTCTGAAATCGCAAGGGCTCATTGAGATCGAGAGCGTAGGCATGCGCGTAAGCGATGCCGGACGCAGACTGCTTGACCTGCTGGAGCCAATCGCCAAGAGCCTGTTTGGCCTGGATGATCTGGAGGAGAAAATTCGTACAACGTATGGTCTGAACAAAGTTATTGTTGTACCCGGTGATTGCGAAACGTCGCCGTTCACCAAGCGTGAACTGGGACGCGCGGGCGCCAAAGCACTGCTCGGCGTACTGCGTTCCGAAGATACTGTTGCCGTTACCGGCGGTTCAACGCTTGCTGAAATGGCAGACCAGCTCACACCACCAATCCCCCTTTCCTATAAGAATGCCTGGGTTGTCCCGGCACGTGGAGGGCTGGGTGAGAGCATGGAAATTCAGGCCAATACGATTGCTTCAACAATGGCCAAGAGGATTGGAGCCAATTACCGCCTCCTCCATGTACCTGATTTACTAAGTGAAGATGCGTACCAGTCATTGGCGCTCGACTTCAACATAGGGGAGATCGTGCAAATCATCCGCAGATCGCGTATTATTGTACACGGTATTGGAGATGCCATTGAAATGACCCGCCGCCGGAAGCTGGATGAGGCCACCATCTCAGAAATCCAGGAAGAAGGAGCGGTTGCCGAATCTTTCGGCTATTATTTTAACGAAGAGGGGCAAGTTGTCCATACCATGCTGACCATGGGGCTCCGCCTGGAAGATATCATCCGCACCGAAGTGGTTATCGGTATTGCTGGAGGCAAACGCAAGGCTAAGGCGATTCATGCGATGCTGCGCTTTGGACAGGAGGATATACTCGTTACCGATGAGGCGGCTGCTGTCGAAATTGGCAAGGAAATTGACAATCAGAGCCATACGGTCCTATAG
- a CDS encoding HPr family phosphocarrier protein, whose amino-acid sequence MTKHPVVVRLKTGLHARPAALFVQEANKFSSEIFVEKDDKKVNAKSIMGIMSLAISSGTEIFISADGADADQAVTALTSLVSKEELENQ is encoded by the coding sequence ATGACAAAGCACCCGGTAGTTGTACGGTTGAAGACGGGGCTTCACGCTCGGCCGGCAGCATTGTTCGTGCAGGAAGCTAACAAATTCTCGTCGGAGATTTTCGTTGAAAAAGACGATAAAAAAGTGAACGCTAAAAGCATCATGGGTATTATGAGCCTGGCGATCAGTTCCGGCACGGAGATTTTTATCAGCGCGGACGGCGCCGATGCGGATCAAGCTGTAACCGCTTTGACAAGTCTTGTCAGCAAAGAAGAGCTTGAGAACCAGTAA
- a CDS encoding gluconeogenesis factor YvcK family protein, whose protein sequence is MGGGTGLSVMLRGLKEKPLDITAIVTVADDGGSSGILRSELQMPPPGDIRNVLTAMADVEPLMAQIMRYRFSSGEGLAGHSLGNLILAALTDISGDFVTAVRELSRLFAVRGRVLPAAGEAVVLHAEMADGSIITGESKIPEARGVIKRVFLEPEDVEPLPEALEAIRNADAILCGPGSLYTSILPNLLVPKLAEAIVASDAIKIFVCNVMTQPGETDNYTVSDHLQAVYDHVGLHLFDYVIVNDGEIPEQVQVKYAEKGARPVQLDRDIVDGNGYKVIADKLVLFKTYLRHDTDKLSHHIYQLVQDWTSR, encoded by the coding sequence ATGGGTGGGGGTACGGGGTTGTCTGTTATGCTTCGCGGTTTGAAGGAAAAGCCGCTTGATATTACAGCGATAGTTACTGTGGCGGATGACGGGGGAAGTTCCGGCATACTGCGCAGTGAACTGCAAATGCCGCCCCCCGGCGATATCCGCAATGTACTGACAGCAATGGCTGATGTAGAACCGCTCATGGCCCAGATCATGAGATACCGCTTCAGCAGTGGTGAAGGGTTAGCCGGGCATAGTCTGGGGAATCTGATCCTGGCGGCGCTTACAGATATTTCGGGGGATTTCGTTACTGCAGTCCGTGAGCTTAGCCGGTTATTCGCCGTGCGCGGCCGGGTGCTGCCTGCTGCTGGTGAAGCTGTAGTGCTGCATGCCGAGATGGCCGACGGCTCCATTATCACCGGTGAATCCAAAATTCCGGAAGCCCGCGGTGTCATCAAACGGGTCTTCCTGGAGCCGGAGGATGTTGAGCCTCTGCCAGAGGCCTTGGAAGCGATCCGCAATGCCGACGCCATCCTATGCGGCCCGGGCAGCCTGTATACGAGTATTCTGCCCAATCTGCTTGTACCTAAGCTGGCGGAGGCCATTGTAGCCTCGGATGCGATCAAAATTTTTGTCTGCAACGTGATGACCCAGCCCGGAGAAACGGACAACTATACAGTAAGTGACCACCTTCAGGCCGTTTATGATCATGTTGGATTGCATTTATTCGATTATGTCATCGTGAACGACGGGGAAATCCCCGAACAGGTTCAGGTCAAATATGCTGAAAAAGGTGCCCGTCCGGTACAGCTTGACCGTGACATCGTGGATGGCAACGGGTATAAGGTCATTGCTGACAAGCTGGTATTATTCAAGACCTATCTGAGGCATGATACAGATAAGCTCAGTCATCATATTTACCAGCTTGTACAGGACTGGACTTCCAGATAA
- a CDS encoding SIMPL domain-containing protein: protein MKAWSKKLGAVMLAGSLMIGGMALGGVIQGPEKAYAAEDVQRNVVSVVGKGELSLKPDVVYLSIGVNATAATAEEAQKTIGAKISKISALLKTTWGIADKDIQSTQFIVQPNYSYTEKEGQQIKGYIAQHSLKVTYRDLNKVGQLLDAASAAGANNIGNTQFAIEDPSALEAQVIEKAMANADAKAGVIAKAAKRSLGQVITVTQSDDGNHPVVYMENATMAKSSADAAGGTYVEPGEVRVSTQLSVMYELK from the coding sequence ATGAAGGCATGGAGCAAAAAGCTCGGAGCAGTAATGCTGGCAGGAAGTTTGATGATTGGAGGTATGGCTTTGGGTGGAGTTATTCAAGGCCCTGAAAAGGCTTACGCCGCTGAGGATGTCCAGAGAAATGTTGTGAGTGTCGTCGGCAAGGGTGAACTTTCGCTCAAGCCGGATGTCGTCTATCTGTCCATCGGGGTTAACGCTACAGCAGCAACGGCGGAAGAAGCACAGAAGACCATTGGAGCCAAGATTAGTAAGATTTCAGCGTTGCTGAAGACGACTTGGGGCATTGCAGACAAGGACATTCAGAGCACACAATTCATCGTGCAGCCGAACTACAGTTATACTGAAAAAGAGGGTCAACAGATCAAAGGCTATATTGCCCAGCATTCGCTGAAGGTCACCTATCGTGATCTGAATAAGGTTGGACAACTGCTTGATGCGGCTTCCGCGGCAGGAGCAAACAACATCGGAAATACCCAATTTGCTATCGAAGATCCTTCCGCTTTAGAAGCGCAGGTGATTGAGAAAGCCATGGCAAATGCGGATGCAAAAGCCGGAGTCATTGCCAAAGCAGCTAAGCGGAGCCTGGGCCAGGTGATTACGGTCACGCAGAGCGATGATGGTAATCATCCGGTCGTTTATATGGAGAATGCGACGATGGCCAAATCATCGGCAGATGCAGCCGGCGGCACCTATGTTGAACCTGGGGAAGTTAGAGTCTCAACCCAGCTTAGTGTAATGTATGAGCTGAAATAA
- a CDS encoding phosphoglycerate kinase — MNKKSVRDVEVKGKRVFVRVDFNVPVEDGKITDDTRIRETLPTIKYLIENGAKVILASHMGRPKGQFVDSMRLTTAAVRLSELLGKPVAKADEAVGEAVKAKIAELNEGDVLVLENVRFYPGEEKNDPELAKQFAELADLFVNDAFGAAHRAHASTEGIAHFLPAVSGLLMEKELNVLGKALSNPERPFTAIIGGSKVKDKIDVIDNLLTLADNVLIGGGLSYTFTKAQGYEIGNSLVDNDKIDAALGFIEKAKKLGKNFVLPVDVVVADKFGADANTKIVDVTDIPAGWEGLDIGPKTREIYADIIKNSKLVVWNGPMGVFEIDIFAEGTIAVAKACATTEGYTVIGGGDSAAAAEKFHLADQMDHISTGGGASLEFMEGKALPGVEALNDK, encoded by the coding sequence ATGAACAAAAAAAGTGTCCGTGATGTAGAAGTTAAAGGCAAACGCGTATTTGTGCGCGTGGATTTCAACGTGCCAGTGGAAGACGGCAAGATCACTGATGATACCCGTATCCGCGAAACCCTTCCAACGATTAAATACCTGATTGAGAACGGTGCAAAGGTCATTCTTGCCAGTCACATGGGCCGTCCTAAAGGCCAATTCGTCGATTCCATGCGTTTGACAACTGCTGCTGTGCGTCTGTCCGAGCTGCTCGGCAAACCGGTGGCAAAGGCTGATGAAGCTGTCGGCGAAGCTGTAAAAGCAAAAATTGCCGAACTGAACGAGGGCGATGTGCTTGTTCTTGAGAATGTCCGTTTCTATCCGGGCGAAGAAAAGAACGATCCTGAACTGGCGAAGCAGTTCGCAGAACTGGCTGACCTGTTCGTTAATGACGCATTCGGCGCGGCTCACCGTGCACATGCTTCAACAGAAGGCATCGCTCACTTCCTGCCGGCTGTATCGGGTCTGCTGATGGAGAAAGAACTGAATGTTCTGGGCAAAGCTCTATCCAATCCGGAACGTCCTTTCACTGCCATCATCGGCGGTTCTAAAGTGAAAGACAAAATTGACGTTATCGACAACCTGCTGACTCTGGCTGACAACGTTCTGATCGGCGGCGGCCTGTCCTACACGTTCACCAAAGCTCAAGGTTACGAAATCGGAAACTCGCTGGTGGATAACGATAAGATCGATGCGGCTCTCGGATTTATCGAGAAGGCCAAAAAACTGGGCAAAAACTTCGTGCTTCCGGTTGACGTTGTTGTTGCAGACAAGTTTGGTGCGGATGCTAACACCAAAATTGTAGATGTAACTGATATTCCTGCCGGCTGGGAAGGTCTGGATATCGGTCCTAAAACCCGTGAAATTTATGCGGACATCATCAAGAACTCCAAACTGGTGGTTTGGAACGGACCGATGGGCGTATTCGAAATCGATATTTTTGCCGAAGGTACAATCGCCGTAGCTAAGGCTTGCGCAACTACAGAAGGGTACACTGTAATTGGCGGCGGAGATTCCGCAGCTGCAGCAGAGAAATTCCACCTGGCTGACCAAATGGATCACATTTCCACTGGCGGCGGCGCATCACTCGAGTTCATGGAAGGCAAAGCGCTCCCTGGCGTAGAAGCACTGAACGACAAGTAA
- a CDS encoding GDSL-type esterase/lipase family protein, with amino-acid sequence MSYQYTAIGDSLTTGFGALPGNGFVPVYRRMAEGRLREPVGAVNLGINGLTTAALEQRLNSYPIFRQSIRDAEIITISIGGNDLIRAAKAVSFRPSDLSPALARALHECKRNFGGIMGSLRQLKNGSRQPYIIRIVGLYNPYPQLTEATDWVRQFNAFAAGYSSSVCGFASIYHEFAGNERSLLSLDHVHPNGRGYRVIAGRLDSLGYGRLG; translated from the coding sequence ATGAGCTATCAGTACACGGCCATTGGCGATTCCTTGACGACCGGATTCGGAGCGCTGCCTGGGAACGGATTCGTGCCGGTGTACCGCAGAATGGCTGAGGGACGGCTGCGCGAGCCCGTCGGCGCTGTGAATCTTGGCATCAATGGATTAACTACGGCTGCGCTGGAGCAGCGTCTGAACAGTTACCCCATATTCCGCCAATCCATCCGGGATGCAGAGATCATTACTATATCGATCGGTGGGAACGATCTGATCAGGGCAGCCAAAGCTGTGTCATTTCGTCCGAGTGACCTGTCTCCTGCACTGGCGCGGGCGCTTCACGAATGCAAAAGAAATTTCGGTGGGATTATGGGTTCGCTCCGGCAATTGAAGAACGGAAGCCGACAGCCCTACATCATCCGGATAGTAGGACTTTATAATCCTTATCCTCAGCTAACGGAAGCTACAGACTGGGTACGCCAGTTTAACGCCTTTGCTGCGGGTTATAGCAGCAGTGTATGCGGGTTTGCCTCCATCTATCATGAGTTTGCCGGCAATGAGCGCAGCCTGCTGTCTCTGGATCATGTGCATCCGAATGGAAGAGGTTACCGTGTAATCGCCGGTAGGCTGGATTCTCTGGGTTACGGGCGGCTGGGATGA
- the whiA gene encoding DNA-binding protein WhiA, whose product MSFAALTKKELTMVESQPCCEKAEMSALIRMNGSVQLSSKKVVLDISTENAAIARRVYSLLKKYYQVHIELLVRKKMRLKKNNVYIVRIPSRVQEILKDLRIVSEGFIFTDGIDPEIIGKNCCKRAYLRGAFMAGGSVNNPEGSSYHLEIASMYEEHCKALVELAGEFHLNARCIERKKGFILYIKEGEKIIEFLSLIGAHQALFKFEDVRIMRDMRNSVNRIVNCETANLNKTISAAVRQIENIKLLQREVGLESLPDKLREVAEIRLAHPDINLKEVGEMLKGTVSKSGVNHRLRKIDELADKVRGG is encoded by the coding sequence TTGTCTTTTGCGGCCCTTACCAAAAAAGAGCTGACGATGGTGGAGAGCCAGCCTTGCTGCGAGAAAGCGGAGATGTCCGCGCTGATCCGGATGAACGGTTCAGTGCAGCTTTCAAGCAAAAAGGTAGTTCTCGACATTTCGACGGAGAACGCCGCGATTGCAAGGCGGGTATATTCTTTACTTAAGAAATATTACCAGGTCCATATCGAGCTGCTCGTGCGTAAAAAAATGCGTTTGAAGAAGAATAACGTTTATATTGTCCGGATTCCAAGCCGTGTCCAGGAGATTCTTAAGGACTTGCGGATCGTCTCCGAGGGCTTCATCTTCACCGATGGGATCGATCCGGAGATTATCGGCAAGAACTGCTGCAAACGCGCTTATCTGCGCGGGGCATTTATGGCTGGAGGGTCGGTCAACAATCCGGAAGGGTCTTCCTACCATCTGGAGATCGCTTCGATGTATGAGGAGCATTGCAAGGCTCTGGTGGAGCTGGCAGGTGAGTTTCATCTGAATGCCCGCTGCATCGAGCGTAAAAAGGGCTTCATTCTGTACATCAAGGAAGGCGAGAAGATCATCGAGTTCCTGAGTCTGATCGGCGCCCATCAAGCGCTGTTCAAGTTCGAGGATGTGCGGATTATGCGCGATATGCGCAATTCCGTCAACCGGATCGTCAACTGCGAAACGGCCAACCTCAACAAGACCATCAGCGCGGCCGTGCGGCAGATCGAGAATATCAAGCTGCTGCAGCGTGAAGTGGGACTGGAAAGCCTGCCGGATAAGCTGCGTGAGGTAGCCGAGATCAGACTGGCACACCCCGACATTAACCTTAAGGAAGTCGGCGAAATGCTGAAGGGTACGGTCAGTAAATCCGGGGTAAACCACCGTCTGCGCAAAATTGACGAGCTGGCGGATAAGGTCCGGGGCGGCTGA